A region from the Leptotrichia sp. OH3620_COT-345 genome encodes:
- a CDS encoding aldose 1-epimerase family protein, protein MDKVHILKLGNVEIGVFTKGAELYSYKINGEEFIWDRNPEFWEGSSPVLFPFIGIIKDGKYTYGNKEYEVTTRHGFARDYNFELIEKGEDFLKFKFSSNEETLKKYPFEFDFFIIYTIKENSLEIKYEVVNRNSEIMYFSLGAHPAFALELNNGINLNNYFLEFEKEETAQIYKLEKSLVLSEKYDYLKNEKIIKLTDTIFDNDALIFKNTESKEVAIKCNKSSKKITVNYEGFPYVAFWSKPSAPFVCIEPWYGISDFADFNGKLEEKKGIEKLGGNETFTARLFIIGTL, encoded by the coding sequence ATGGATAAAGTACATATTTTAAAATTGGGAAATGTGGAAATTGGAGTATTTACAAAAGGAGCAGAATTATACAGTTATAAAATAAATGGAGAAGAATTTATATGGGATAGAAATCCTGAATTTTGGGAGGGAAGTTCTCCGGTACTGTTTCCCTTCATAGGAATAATAAAAGATGGGAAATATACATATGGAAATAAGGAATATGAAGTAACTACAAGACATGGATTTGCAAGGGACTATAATTTTGAATTAATTGAAAAAGGAGAAGATTTTTTGAAGTTTAAGTTTTCTTCCAATGAAGAAACACTGAAAAAGTACCCTTTTGAATTTGATTTTTTTATAATTTATACAATAAAAGAAAATAGCCTTGAAATAAAATACGAGGTTGTAAACAGAAATTCTGAAATTATGTATTTTTCATTGGGAGCACATCCCGCCTTTGCACTTGAATTAAATAATGGAATAAATTTGAATAATTATTTTTTGGAATTTGAAAAAGAAGAAACAGCACAAATATATAAACTGGAAAAATCCCTTGTTCTGAGCGAGAAATATGATTATCTGAAAAATGAAAAAATAATAAAATTAACTGATACAATATTTGACAATGATGCTTTAATATTTAAAAATACAGAATCAAAAGAAGTAGCTATAAAATGTAACAAAAGCAGTAAGAAAATAACTGTAAATTATGAAGGTTTTCCATATGTGGCATTTTGGAGTAAGCCTTCAGCACCTTTTGTCTGTATAGAACCATGGTACGGAATTTCAGATTTTGCAGACTTTAACGGAAAGCTTGAAGAAAAAAAGGGAATAGAAAAACTTGGGGGAAATGAAACTTTTACTGCAAGACTTTTCATAATAGGAACCCTGTAA
- a CDS encoding type II toxin-antitoxin system PemK/MazF family toxin — protein sequence MGHEKIDCCYPAVVVSDNTFNKVSKLVFVCPITNLTNKFI from the coding sequence ATCGGACATGAAAAGATAGACTGCTGTTATCCTGCTGTTGTTGTAAGCGATAATACTTTCAATAAAGTATCAAAATTAGTTTTTGTCTGTCCGATTACAAATTTAACGAATAAATTCATATAA
- a CDS encoding PLP-dependent transferase — protein sequence MLENGKTAYVFSSGTTAIMSIFTMFKTESHIILGMDIYEEIYRIINNIFGKYNLEYTFLDINDLKKIILNRHWKNKGIIKKQNKNKIHELTDK from the coding sequence GTGTTGGAAAATGGAAAAACCGCTTATGTTTTTTCTTCAGGAACGACAGCGATAATGTCAATATTTACAATGTTTAAAACAGAAAGTCATATAATACTCGGAATGGATATTTATGAGGAAATATATAGAATTATAAATAACATATTTGGAAAGTACAATCTTGAATATACATTTTTAGATATTAATGATTTGAAGAAGATAATTTTAAACAGGCATTGGAAAAATAAAGGGATTATAAAAAAACAGAACAAAAACAAAATACATGAACTGACTGATAAATAA
- the dnaJ gene encoding molecular chaperone DnaJ produces MAKRDYYEILGIPKNASEQDIKKAYRTMAKKYHPDMNKDNKEAEAKFKEVQEANEVLSDPQKRAAYDQYGHAAFEQGGGFGQGGFGGFEGFGGFGGFEDIDLGDILGGMFGGGRSRANRGPRVKEGADLRYNLTLTLEEVAFGTEKEIKYKRKGKCKTCHGSGAEPGHSMKTCDKCHGSGQIRTQQRSIFGIQTVVHECDKCHGTGKVPEKECHTCHGSGVEKETVTKKIRIQSGLETGDRVRVTDGGDAGENDGVYGDLYIFITVKEHEIFKRNGYDIYCEVPIGMTTAILGGEAEIPTLDGKMKIKIPEGTQNGKIFRLKEKGITYRDRRGSEIIEIKIETPANLTEKQKKILKEFDESLGKKNYKESHSFIDKMKKFFKGEE; encoded by the coding sequence ATGGCAAAAAGAGATTATTATGAAATATTGGGAATACCTAAAAATGCAAGTGAGCAAGATATAAAAAAAGCTTACAGGACAATGGCTAAAAAATATCATCCTGATATGAATAAAGACAACAAAGAAGCGGAAGCTAAATTTAAGGAAGTGCAGGAAGCAAATGAGGTCTTGAGCGATCCTCAGAAAAGAGCAGCTTATGATCAGTACGGGCATGCGGCATTTGAGCAGGGTGGAGGCTTCGGACAGGGAGGATTCGGAGGCTTTGAAGGATTTGGCGGTTTTGGAGGCTTTGAAGACATTGATTTGGGAGATATACTCGGAGGCATGTTCGGAGGTGGAAGAAGTCGTGCGAATAGAGGACCGAGAGTAAAAGAAGGAGCCGACCTGAGATATAACTTGACACTTACATTGGAAGAAGTGGCATTCGGAACGGAAAAAGAAATAAAATACAAAAGAAAGGGAAAATGTAAAACCTGCCACGGTTCAGGAGCAGAGCCGGGACACAGTATGAAAACGTGTGATAAATGTCACGGTTCAGGACAAATAAGAACACAGCAGAGATCTATATTCGGTATTCAGACGGTAGTTCACGAGTGTGACAAATGTCACGGAACAGGGAAAGTTCCTGAAAAAGAATGTCATACATGTCATGGTTCGGGAGTAGAAAAGGAAACGGTTACAAAGAAAATAAGAATTCAGTCGGGACTGGAAACAGGGGATAGAGTAAGAGTGACAGACGGAGGAGATGCAGGAGAAAATGATGGAGTATATGGAGACCTCTATATATTTATCACTGTAAAAGAGCATGAAATATTTAAACGTAACGGATATGATATTTATTGTGAAGTACCTATAGGAATGACAACGGCGATATTAGGAGGAGAAGCTGAAATTCCTACTCTTGACGGAAAAATGAAAATAAAAATACCAGAGGGAACCCAAAACGGTAAAATATTCAGATTAAAAGAAAAAGGTATAACTTACAGGGATAGAAGAGGTTCGGAAATAATTGAAATAAAAATAGAAACTCCTGCGAATTTAACTGAAAAACAGAAAAAAATACTTAAAGAATTTGATGAATCTTTAGGAAAGAAAAATTATAAAGAATCTCATTCTTTCATTGATAAGATGAAAAAATTCTTTAAAGGAGAAGAATAA
- a CDS encoding YjjI family glycine radical enzyme: protein MSEQILSIIKNNVLTYEQKLRQLAGAAEGTLNVLNITPDIQEYRDKGIICDLFEGNAPYRARYITPDYEKFMKQGSKFLDIKPAKDIWEATTNLLILYNHVPSITSYPVYLGNIDTLLEPYIKDEEEAYKAIKLFLLQIDRTITDSFCHANLGPHKTKAGEMILKATVELDTMTPNLTLKYDEDITPDDFAVQAIETSLKVAKPSFSNYKMFQKDFYGKDYAIASCYNGLSIGGGAYTLVRLNLAKLVEEAKNEEDLLSHILPDAVNRMARYMDERVKFLVEESGFFESSFLAKEELIHRDRFSGMFGVVGLAECVNKIIGAEKQEDRFGWGRYADDLGVKIIEKLQEYVHNYKVKYCEITDNHYVLHAQVGIDTDYGISPGCRIPIGDEPALPKHIKQTAKFHPYFKSGIGDIFPFDEMASKNPESILDIIKGAFKEGMRYFSVYSTDADVIRITGYLVKKSEMEKLHRNEQVIQQTVVFGLGARENSKILERKIRGNE from the coding sequence ATGTCGGAGCAAATTTTATCAATTATAAAAAATAATGTATTAACTTATGAACAGAAGTTACGACAATTGGCAGGAGCTGCCGAAGGGACTTTAAATGTGCTGAATATCACTCCTGATATTCAAGAATATAGAGATAAAGGCATAATATGCGATTTATTTGAAGGGAATGCTCCTTACAGAGCCAGATATATTACTCCCGACTATGAAAAATTTATGAAACAGGGGAGTAAATTTCTTGATATAAAGCCTGCAAAAGATATATGGGAAGCTACTACAAATTTACTTATACTTTATAATCACGTACCGTCTATTACGTCATATCCTGTTTATCTCGGAAATATAGACACATTACTTGAACCGTATATAAAAGATGAAGAAGAAGCTTACAAAGCTATAAAACTTTTTTTGTTGCAAATAGACAGAACAATTACAGATTCTTTTTGTCATGCAAATTTAGGGCCTCATAAAACAAAAGCAGGAGAAATGATTTTAAAAGCTACTGTGGAACTGGATACAATGACACCTAATCTGACTTTGAAATATGATGAGGATATAACTCCTGACGATTTTGCGGTTCAGGCTATAGAAACAAGTCTGAAAGTAGCAAAACCGAGTTTTTCCAACTATAAAATGTTTCAGAAAGATTTTTACGGAAAAGACTATGCAATAGCAAGCTGTTATAACGGACTGAGTATCGGAGGAGGGGCTTATACTCTTGTAAGACTCAATCTTGCAAAATTGGTAGAAGAAGCAAAAAATGAAGAAGATTTACTTAGTCATATATTGCCTGATGCAGTAAACAGAATGGCAAGATATATGGATGAAAGAGTAAAGTTTTTAGTGGAAGAAAGTGGATTTTTCGAATCAAGTTTTCTTGCAAAGGAAGAACTTATACATAGAGACAGATTTAGCGGAATGTTCGGAGTAGTCGGACTGGCTGAATGTGTAAATAAAATAATCGGTGCGGAAAAGCAGGAAGACAGATTTGGCTGGGGCCGTTATGCAGATGATTTGGGAGTAAAAATCATAGAAAAACTTCAGGAATATGTACATAATTATAAAGTTAAATACTGTGAAATTACCGATAATCACTATGTACTTCATGCACAAGTAGGCATAGATACAGATTACGGGATAAGTCCGGGTTGCAGAATACCGATAGGAGATGAGCCTGCACTACCTAAACATATAAAACAGACTGCAAAATTTCACCCTTATTTCAAGTCAGGGATAGGAGATATTTTCCCTTTTGATGAAATGGCTTCAAAAAATCCTGAATCCATTCTGGATATTATAAAAGGAGCGTTTAAGGAGGGAATGAGATATTTTTCAGTATATTCTACCGATGCTGATGTAATAAGAATTACAGGGTATCTTGTTAAAAAATCTGAAATGGAAAAACTTCATAGAAATGAACAGGTAATACAGCAGACGGTCGTATTCGGTTTAGGAGCAAGGGAAAACTCAAAAATACTCGAAAGAAAAATAAGAGGAAATGAATAA
- the hrcA gene encoding heat-inducible transcriptional repressor HrcA, whose translation MNDRERMILKSIIKHYLEFGESVGSRTLEKKYSIGVSSATIRNTMADLEDKGLIVKTHTSSGRIPTSEGYRIYVEELIKIRDISAEAKAKVVEAYNKKMNQLDKIFEETSRLLSKISRYAGVVLEPAIRQEGVKKVKLVHITDTNILAVVVMDSFLTKNLNIFLETPIGEDEVESINMLLNEKIKNSPKIFTLSDLGEFFMNTDLCVSEELEYENEQIINEGKLFFEGGTNLLESNVSDVMKVIDRVKLFNNPNDMKQIFSQFIQTEQYKDGEVNVIFGEDLDIAGLEDFSFVFSVYTMGDAKGIMGIIGPKRMEYSKTVGLVEYVSEEVKQLLKKK comes from the coding sequence ATGAATGACAGAGAACGAATGATATTAAAATCAATTATAAAACATTATCTGGAATTCGGCGAAAGTGTCGGTTCGAGAACTCTTGAAAAAAAATACAGTATAGGAGTATCATCGGCAACAATAAGAAATACAATGGCGGACTTGGAAGATAAGGGACTTATAGTGAAGACTCATACATCTTCTGGAAGAATTCCGACCAGTGAAGGCTATAGGATATATGTGGAAGAGCTTATAAAAATAAGGGATATTTCTGCAGAAGCCAAAGCCAAAGTGGTTGAAGCTTATAACAAGAAAATGAATCAGTTGGATAAAATATTTGAAGAAACATCAAGACTGCTTTCAAAAATAAGCCGCTATGCAGGAGTTGTTCTTGAGCCGGCAATAAGACAGGAAGGTGTGAAAAAAGTAAAATTGGTTCATATTACAGATACAAATATTTTAGCTGTTGTAGTTATGGATTCATTTTTAACAAAAAATCTGAACATATTCTTGGAAACCCCTATAGGTGAGGATGAAGTGGAAAGTATAAACATGCTGTTAAATGAAAAAATAAAAAACAGTCCGAAAATATTTACACTGTCTGATCTTGGAGAATTTTTTATGAACACCGATTTATGTGTATCTGAAGAATTAGAGTATGAAAATGAACAAATTATAAATGAAGGGAAATTATTTTTTGAAGGGGGAACAAATTTACTTGAAAGCAATGTTTCGGATGTTATGAAAGTAATTGATCGAGTTAAGCTTTTTAACAATCCGAATGATATGAAACAGATATTTTCACAATTTATTCAGACTGAGCAGTATAAAGATGGTGAAGTAAATGTCATTTTCGGAGAAGATCTGGATATAGCCGGACTGGAAGATTTTTCTTTTGTATTTTCCGTTTATACAATGGGAGATGCAAAAGGGATTATGGGAATTATAGGACCTAAGAGGATGGAGTATTCTAAAACGGTGGGTCTTGTGGAATATGTTTCTGAAGAAGTAAAGCAGCTTTTAAAGAAAAAATGA
- the dnaK gene encoding molecular chaperone DnaK, with the protein MSKIIGIDLGTTNSCVAVMEGGAFTIIPNSDGGRTTPSVVNIKDNGEIIVGEIAKRQAITNPDSTVISIKTNMGSDYKVDINGKSYTPQEISAMILKKLKKDAEAYLGGEVKEAVITVPAYFTDAQRQATKDAGEIAGLTVKRIINEPTAAALAYGMDKKKEEKVLVFDLGGGTFDVSILEIGDGVVEVISTSGNNHLGGDNFDQKVIDWLAEEFKKETGIDLRNDKMAIQRLKDAAEDAKKKLSTTLETSISLPFITMDASGPKHLEKKLTRAAFDELTKELVEATKGPVKQALEDANLSPNEINEILLVGGSTRIPAVQEWVKSYFGKEPNKGINPDEVVAAGAAIQGGILMGDVKDILLLDVTPLSLGIETLGGVFTKIIERNTTVPVKKSQVFSTAADNQPAVSIVVLQGERAKASDNHKLGEFNLEGIPAAPRGVPQIEVTFDIDANGIVHVSAKDLGTGKENQVTISGSSNLSKDEIEKMKKDAEAHEAEDAKFKELVEARNQADQLILATEKTISENGDKLQGTEKEDIEKAIEELKKVKDSDNLEDIRKNIEELSKVSQGFATRLYQEAAQKAQAEQGTAESGSGENGNDDVQDAEVVD; encoded by the coding sequence ATGAGTAAAATAATAGGAATAGATTTAGGAACAACAAATTCATGTGTGGCAGTTATGGAAGGAGGGGCATTTACAATAATACCCAACTCCGATGGGGGGAGAACTACACCGTCAGTTGTAAATATAAAAGATAACGGTGAAATAATAGTAGGAGAAATTGCTAAAAGACAGGCAATTACAAATCCTGATTCCACAGTAATTTCCATAAAAACAAATATGGGATCCGATTATAAAGTGGATATAAATGGAAAAAGCTACACACCTCAGGAAATTTCAGCTATGATATTGAAAAAACTGAAAAAAGATGCTGAAGCTTATTTAGGAGGAGAAGTTAAGGAAGCTGTTATTACAGTGCCTGCATACTTTACAGATGCACAAAGACAGGCTACAAAAGATGCGGGAGAAATAGCAGGATTGACTGTAAAAAGAATAATAAACGAACCTACAGCTGCGGCATTGGCTTACGGAATGGATAAGAAAAAAGAGGAAAAAGTTCTTGTATTTGACCTTGGCGGGGGAACTTTCGACGTGTCAATTCTTGAAATAGGGGACGGAGTAGTAGAAGTTATATCCACATCAGGAAACAACCATCTGGGAGGAGACAATTTCGATCAGAAAGTAATTGACTGGCTTGCAGAGGAATTTAAGAAAGAAACGGGAATTGATTTGAGAAATGACAAAATGGCAATTCAAAGACTGAAAGATGCTGCTGAAGATGCTAAGAAAAAATTATCCACTACATTGGAAACATCAATTTCATTACCATTTATTACAATGGATGCAAGTGGACCTAAACATTTGGAGAAAAAACTTACAAGAGCGGCATTTGATGAACTGACAAAAGAACTTGTAGAAGCTACTAAAGGTCCTGTAAAACAGGCATTGGAAGATGCAAATTTATCTCCTAACGAAATAAATGAAATATTACTTGTAGGAGGCTCAACAAGAATACCGGCAGTTCAGGAATGGGTAAAATCATACTTCGGAAAAGAACCTAATAAAGGAATAAATCCTGATGAAGTAGTTGCAGCAGGGGCCGCAATACAGGGGGGAATATTAATGGGAGATGTTAAAGATATATTACTTCTTGACGTAACTCCGTTATCATTGGGAATTGAGACACTAGGAGGAGTATTCACAAAAATAATTGAAAGAAATACTACTGTACCTGTTAAGAAGTCTCAAGTATTCTCAACAGCTGCAGACAATCAGCCGGCGGTATCCATAGTAGTGTTACAGGGAGAAAGAGCTAAAGCTTCGGACAACCATAAATTAGGTGAATTTAATCTGGAAGGAATTCCTGCGGCACCGAGAGGAGTACCTCAAATAGAAGTTACGTTTGACATTGATGCAAACGGTATAGTTCATGTTTCTGCAAAAGATTTGGGAACAGGAAAAGAAAATCAGGTAACAATTTCAGGAAGTTCCAACTTATCTAAGGATGAAATTGAAAAAATGAAGAAAGATGCTGAAGCTCATGAAGCTGAAGATGCAAAGTTTAAGGAACTTGTAGAAGCAAGAAATCAGGCTGATCAGCTGATACTGGCAACAGAAAAGACAATTTCCGAAAATGGAGATAAACTGCAAGGAACTGAAAAGGAAGATATTGAAAAAGCTATAGAAGAATTGAAAAAAGTAAAAGATTCCGATAATCTTGAAGATATAAGAAAAAATATAGAAGAACTCTCAAAAGTGTCTCAAGGATTTGCCACAAGGTTGTATCAGGAGGCTGCTCAAAAAGCACAGGCTGAACAAGGAACTGCTGAAAGTGGAAGTGGCGAAAACGGAAATGATGATGTTCAGGATGCTGAAGTAGTAGATTAA
- a CDS encoding thermonuclease family protein, with protein sequence MKKINKILGLLVFILIIYVPCFAENYKVLYVSDGDTVAVKRTENDKETGELIKVRLFGIDAPEINQDYGYESKQTLINFIRNKNVKIYGKKKDRYGRVLGTVYYNNENINEKMVKTGNAWWYEKYDKKNVRMKQYQEAAQKNKLGIFAKKNYISPWEFRKIKREKKKRKN encoded by the coding sequence ATGAAAAAAATAAATAAAATACTGGGATTATTGGTATTCATTCTGATAATATATGTACCATGTTTTGCAGAAAATTATAAAGTACTGTATGTAAGTGACGGAGATACAGTAGCAGTGAAAAGAACGGAAAACGATAAAGAAACAGGAGAATTGATTAAAGTAAGACTGTTCGGAATAGATGCACCTGAAATTAATCAGGATTACGGTTATGAAAGCAAACAAACATTAATAAACTTTATAAGAAATAAAAATGTCAAAATTTATGGAAAGAAAAAGGACAGATACGGAAGAGTGTTAGGAACAGTTTATTATAACAACGAGAATATAAATGAAAAAATGGTAAAGACCGGAAATGCGTGGTGGTATGAAAAATATGATAAAAAAAATGTCAGAATGAAGCAGTATCAGGAAGCTGCCCAAAAAAATAAACTCGGAATATTTGCCAAAAAAAATTATATATCTCCTTGGGAGTTCAGAAAAATAAAAAGAGAAAAAAAGAAACGGAAAAACTGA
- a CDS encoding GNAT family N-acetyltransferase, with the protein MIFKKAEKNNLEDIMKIIGKARKEMGRMGIDQWQDGYPDEKTILRDIEKRESYIYEKDGKIAGTVVISFRREKDYDKIENGKWLTYDDKYCVIHRIAVNDKIKKQNIGTEILRNAEKICIENKIYSIKIDTHENNEPMKRLLMKNGFIYCGIIYLNRSNEKRIAFEKILKEK; encoded by the coding sequence ATGATATTTAAAAAAGCTGAAAAAAACAATTTGGAAGACATAATGAAGATAATAGGAAAAGCCCGGAAAGAAATGGGCAGAATGGGAATAGACCAATGGCAGGATGGATATCCTGATGAAAAGACAATATTAAGAGATATAGAAAAAAGAGAATCTTATATATATGAAAAAGACGGAAAAATAGCAGGAACAGTAGTGATTTCATTTCGGAGAGAAAAAGATTATGACAAAATAGAAAATGGAAAATGGCTGACATATGATGATAAATATTGTGTAATACATAGAATAGCTGTAAACGATAAAATAAAAAAGCAGAATATCGGGACGGAAATTTTGAGGAATGCCGAAAAAATATGTATTGAAAATAAAATATACAGTATAAAAATAGATACTCATGAAAATAATGAACCGATGAAAAGACTTTTAATGAAAAACGGCTTTATTTATTGTGGAATAATTTATTTAAACAGAAGTAATGAAAAAAGAATAGCATTTGAAAAAATTTTAAAAGAAAAATGA
- a CDS encoding radical SAM protein: MKGIVNKIIPFSNVDGPGNRLSIFFQGCNYDCLYCHNPETIEIFGEKSENIPEDISVMSIEKILEEIENVAPFISGITVSGGECSLQWRFLTELFTEIKKNWKRLTCFVDSNCSIPLWPEEKKKFIDILDKVMIDIKAFDKKDHILMTGISNENVIRNFKYLVELGKIYEVRTVIVPEIIDNEKTVDNISKLIAEYDKSLKYKIIKYRQNGVREEVLKAYTPSEEYMKKLKKIAEKNGLSNVVIV; encoded by the coding sequence ATGAAAGGGATTGTTAATAAAATAATACCTTTTAGTAATGTTGACGGCCCGGGTAACAGGCTGTCAATATTTTTTCAGGGGTGTAATTATGACTGTCTTTATTGTCATAATCCTGAAACAATAGAAATATTTGGAGAGAAAAGCGAAAATATTCCTGAAGACATAAGTGTCATGAGTATAGAAAAAATTTTGGAAGAAATAGAAAATGTAGCTCCTTTTATTTCAGGGATAACCGTTTCAGGAGGAGAATGTTCACTTCAATGGAGATTTCTTACTGAACTGTTTACGGAAATAAAGAAAAACTGGAAAAGACTTACCTGCTTTGTAGACAGTAATTGTTCAATTCCTTTATGGCCGGAAGAAAAAAAGAAATTTATAGATATTCTTGACAAGGTAATGATTGATATAAAAGCTTTTGACAAAAAAGACCATATATTAATGACAGGAATAAGTAATGAAAATGTAATAAGAAATTTCAAATATCTTGTAGAATTAGGGAAAATATATGAAGTAAGAACTGTTATTGTACCTGAAATTATTGATAATGAAAAAACAGTGGATAATATAAGCAAATTAATTGCCGAATATGATAAAAGTCTGAAGTATAAAATTATAAAATATAGACAGAACGGTGTGAGAGAAGAAGTATTGAAAGCGTATACTCCCAGTGAGGAGTATATGAAAAAGCTAAAAAAAATAGCTGAGAAAAACGGACTTAGCAATGTTGTTATAGTATAG
- a CDS encoding VOC family protein, which yields MKLKGYDNFFLVVDDLEKAKKYYKDILGLEIKFDFSDMGMVAFNIGNEEAAIILKEKNKFPDTKQTIWFIVDNVSEEYEKMKNKNVKLLTPPFPIRTGNAVEFEDPFGNRFGITDYKKG from the coding sequence ATGAAATTAAAAGGATATGATAATTTTTTTCTTGTTGTAGACGATTTGGAAAAAGCTAAGAAATATTACAAAGATATACTGGGTTTGGAAATAAAATTTGATTTTTCTGATATGGGAATGGTTGCTTTTAATATAGGTAATGAAGAAGCAGCGATAATTCTCAAAGAAAAAAACAAATTTCCTGATACAAAGCAGACAATATGGTTTATTGTAGACAATGTTTCGGAGGAATATGAGAAAATGAAAAACAAAAATGTAAAGCTTCTGACACCACCTTTTCCTATCAGAACAGGAAATGCCGTTGAATTTGAAGATCCTTTCGGGAACAGATTCGGAATAACGGATTATAAAAAAGGATAA
- the grpE gene encoding nucleotide exchange factor GrpE: protein MSEKDYENEVNDEKISEFQSENSEEKILDTGDSESYESLEENVINEKQEEPETPEVKVIKLELELQEWKDAYTRKLAEFQNFTKRKEAEVNEMKKYASEEIIIKLLDNIDNLERAEAASIETKNFDALVEGVNMILRNLKNLLNEEGVEEIETEGKEFNPYEHQAMMTESKEEFENDAIVQTFQKGYKLKGKVIRPAMVTVNKK, encoded by the coding sequence ATGTCTGAAAAAGATTATGAGAATGAAGTAAATGATGAAAAAATCAGTGAATTTCAAAGTGAAAATAGTGAAGAGAAAATTTTAGATACGGGTGATTCGGAAAGTTACGAAAGTTTAGAAGAAAATGTAATTAATGAAAAACAGGAAGAACCTGAAACTCCTGAAGTGAAAGTAATAAAACTGGAACTGGAACTTCAGGAATGGAAAGATGCTTATACAAGAAAACTTGCCGAATTCCAGAATTTTACCAAAAGAAAGGAAGCTGAAGTAAATGAAATGAAAAAATATGCTTCCGAAGAAATAATAATAAAATTACTGGACAATATTGACAATCTTGAAAGAGCGGAAGCTGCATCTATTGAAACCAAAAATTTTGATGCTTTAGTTGAAGGTGTAAATATGATTTTAAGAAATTTGAAAAATCTTTTAAATGAAGAGGGAGTGGAAGAAATAGAAACTGAAGGAAAAGAATTTAACCCTTATGAACACCAGGCAATGATGACAGAGTCAAAAGAAGAATTTGAAAATGATGCCATTGTTCAGACATTCCAGAAAGGATATAAACTGAAAGGGAAAGTAATAAGACCGGCAATGGTGACAGTAAATAAAAAATAG